The following coding sequences are from one Treponema bryantii window:
- a CDS encoding DUF2589 domain-containing protein, whose translation MEKNKILLKDRFYTPPVTSGQNIESMISAPLNAISKANCVMLSGQAQYILEYCFNATRIGNDIIYKPVLIDMEISDSEGNSLVFQVPLLSILPMNNIAIDNAKIDFNMEITTVVNHKGEKNNKADPDLIKNKAYIGAKYSNQNDKTDTKSNMAVSIEAKQIPLSRGITTILDIYTKNINPKQIKEKE comes from the coding sequence ATGGAAAAAAATAAAATTTTATTGAAAGATAGATTTTATACTCCACCTGTAACCTCTGGGCAAAACATAGAGTCGATGATAAGTGCACCATTAAATGCAATTTCAAAGGCTAACTGTGTAATGCTCAGTGGTCAGGCACAATATATACTTGAATACTGTTTTAATGCAACAAGAATTGGTAACGACATTATATATAAGCCTGTATTAATTGATATGGAAATTAGTGACAGTGAAGGAAACAGCCTTGTTTTTCAAGTACCTTTGCTTAGTATTCTTCCAATGAATAATATTGCCATTGATAATGCTAAGATTGATTTCAATATGGAAATTACTACAGTTGTAAATCATAAGGGAGAAAAAAACAATAAGGCAGATCCTGATCTTATAAAAAATAAAGCTTACATTGGTGCAAAATATTCCAATCAAAATGATAAAACAGATACAAAAAGTAATATGGCGGTAAGTATAGAAGCTAAACAAATTCCTCTTTCAAGAGGAATAACAACAATTCTGGATATTTATACAAAAAATATAAATCCAAAACAGATTAAGGAGAAAGAATAA